A window of the Pirellulales bacterium genome harbors these coding sequences:
- a CDS encoding FGGY-family carbohydrate kinase encodes MNLASTNSHPQCVLAIDLGSGGPKAILYSADGRLLASASRKVDTYLTADGGGEQDANQWWRAVCEAAREVTAAGVVPRESIVAIACATQWSVIVPVDQAGEPLHNAIHWTDSRGARHTKRVMDGPIKVSGYGVRQLIRWLRMTGGVPTHSGADSLAHVLFLKHERPDVYRAAYKLLEPMDFINFRLTGRCAASYSTAFPYLLTDNRNARRIDYDPVLLAWSGVDREKLPDLLPVDTVLGPVKPEMAELWGVPRETPVVIGIGDTQAALVGSGAVAEYAGHVCVGTTSWMSCHVPFKKTHIGNFIATMPAALPGRNMVMAEQGAAGKCLETFLDQWLLADDALSHAPRPADAWERLEQLVSSVAPGSDGLIFLPWLNGAGPPSGDADMRGGFWNQSLLHHRGHAARAVMEGVTYNLRWVRDAIGRFTGRPFAELNFIGGGARSPTWCQTLANVLNVPVRQMADPTYALARGAALTALAALGKLPLEEIPRVVKVRATFEPQAEHRATYDELFKAFLAAYKANRPLFRRLNRSPLRRPAIADPPA; translated from the coding sequence ATGAATCTTGCCAGCACGAATTCTCACCCGCAATGCGTGCTGGCGATTGATCTGGGGAGCGGCGGTCCCAAGGCAATTCTCTATTCCGCCGACGGCCGCCTATTGGCCAGCGCCAGCCGCAAGGTGGACACCTATCTCACCGCCGATGGCGGCGGCGAGCAAGACGCCAATCAGTGGTGGCGGGCGGTCTGCGAGGCTGCCCGCGAGGTGACTGCGGCGGGCGTCGTGCCGCGCGAAAGCATTGTGGCGATCGCCTGCGCCACGCAATGGTCGGTGATCGTGCCAGTCGACCAGGCCGGCGAGCCGCTGCACAACGCGATTCATTGGACCGATAGCCGCGGCGCGCGGCACACCAAGCGCGTGATGGATGGGCCGATCAAGGTGAGCGGGTATGGCGTGCGGCAGTTGATCCGCTGGCTGCGGATGACCGGCGGCGTGCCGACGCACTCGGGCGCGGACTCCTTGGCGCATGTGCTGTTTCTCAAGCACGAGCGGCCCGACGTCTATCGCGCGGCGTACAAGCTGCTGGAGCCGATGGACTTTATCAACTTTCGGCTCACCGGTCGCTGCGCGGCGTCGTACTCCACCGCGTTTCCTTATTTGCTCACCGACAATCGCAACGCGCGGCGCATCGACTACGACCCGGTGCTGTTGGCCTGGTCGGGCGTGGATCGGGAGAAGCTGCCCGACTTGTTGCCGGTCGACACCGTGCTGGGGCCGGTGAAGCCGGAGATGGCCGAGCTGTGGGGCGTGCCGCGCGAGACGCCGGTGGTGATTGGCATTGGCGACACACAGGCGGCGCTGGTGGGGAGCGGCGCGGTGGCCGAGTACGCCGGGCATGTGTGCGTGGGGACGACGTCTTGGATGAGTTGTCATGTGCCGTTCAAGAAGACGCATATTGGCAACTTCATCGCCACCATGCCGGCGGCGCTGCCGGGCCGCAACATGGTGATGGCGGAGCAAGGGGCGGCGGGCAAGTGCCTGGAGACGTTTTTGGATCAGTGGCTATTGGCCGACGACGCGCTGAGCCACGCCCCGCGTCCGGCCGACGCCTGGGAGCGGTTGGAGCAACTGGTTTCGTCGGTGGCGCCTGGGAGCGACGGGCTGATCTTTTTGCCGTGGCTCAACGGCGCGGGGCCCCCCAGCGGCGACGCCGACATGCGCGGCGGATTTTGGAATCAATCACTGTTGCACCATCGCGGGCACGCGGCGCGAGCGGTGATGGAAGGGGTGACGTACAATCTGCGTTGGGTTCGCGACGCGATAGGCCGCTTCACCGGGCGGCCGTTCGCGGAGCTGAACTTTATTGGCGGCGGCGCGCGCTCGCCAACGTGGTGTCAGACGCTGGCCAACGTGCTGAACGTGCCGGTGCGGCAGATGGCCGATCCGACCTACGCCTTGGCCCGCGGCGCGGCGCTCACGGCGCTGGCGGCGCTAGGTAAGTTGCCGCTGGAGGAGATACCGCGCGTGGTGAAGGTGCGGGCGACCTTTGAACCGCAGGCCGAGCACCGCGCCACGTACGACGAACTATTCAAAGCGTTCCTGGCCGCTTATAAAGCGAATCGACCACTGTTTCGCCGATTAAACCGCTCGCCGCTACGCCGGCCGGCGATCGCCGATCCACCCGCTTAA